Within the Nitrospiraceae bacterium genome, the region TGATCGGACGGGTTTCAATCAGTTGAACACGATCCCCGACCTTGCAAACATTGCCTTCATCGTGGGCCTTCAATTTTGTGACCCGACGAAGCACCTTCTTGTAGACCGGATGGATCACCGAACGTTCCACGGCGACGACGACGGTCTTGTTCATCTTGTTGCTGACGACGTTTCCGTACCACTCACGCCGATGCTGTTGACCTTCGTTCATATGCCTCTTCTCTCTTACTTGGTCCCGGCGGCTTGCTTCAGTTCCATCTGCCGTCGAACGGTTTTGATCCGCGCAATGTCGCGCTTGGTATTCCGGATCTGCATCGGGTTCTCCAACCGTCCGGTGCCGAGTTGAAACCGGAAATTGAAGAGTTCTTGCCTTAACTGCTTTTCCTTGTCCGCCAATTCTTGAACCGTAAGATTGGCCAGATCTTTCACATCCATGACACCACCACTCATTGCAGGCTACAGGTTACTAAAACTGGCCGCGGGCCACAAACTTCGTCGCAATGGGTAATTTGTAGGACGCCAACCGCAGCGCCTCTTTCGCGACATCCGGAGTGACGCCGCCCATCTCGTAGAGGATCCGACCGGGCTTGACCACCGCCACCCAGTATTCAGGATTCCCCTTCCCCTTACCCATTCGAGTTTCAGCCGGCTTCTTCGTGATTGGCTTATCGGGGAATATCCGCGTCCAAACTTGACCGCCGCGCTTGACGAACCGAGTGATGGCAATACGCGCGGCCTCGATCTGCCGGCTGGTCACCCACCCCGGCTCAAGTGCTTTCAAGCCGAACTCGCCCAGCGTGATGGCTCCGCCACGATAGGCCTTGCCCCGCATGCGGCCTTTTTGCATTTTGCGAAACTTGACTTTCTTTGGCGCTAACACAGACTCACCTTTTCCTTATGGAAGGAGGACTTTAACCTAACCGCCCCAGTCCGGCTTCCGGTTTCAACTGGAGAGCCGGCAGCAACTCTCCCTTGTAGATCCAAGTCTTGACCCCAATCTGTCCCATCGTCGTGTGAGCTTCGGCGAAGCCGTAATCCACTTCCGCACGCAACGTGTGAAGAGGCACACGACCCTCTCGATACCATTCGGTACGAGCAATTTCAGCGCCGCCCAGCCGACCGGCCACCATGATCTTGATGCCCTGGGCACCCAGACGGAGCGCCGACTGCACGCTGCGCTTCATGGCTCGACGGAAGGCGACCCGCTTCTCCAATTGCGTTGCAACGTTCTCACTGACAAGCTGCGCGTCCAACTCAGGCTTCTTGATTTCCTTGACGGTGATATACACCTGCCCCGAGTATTCCTTCTCCAGTGCGGCCTTGAGCTTATCAACCTCGGCCCCCTTGCGACCGATGATGATGCCAGGACGCGCGGTATGAATGATGACGCGGGTCTGGTCACCGGACCGCTCGATCTCCACCTTGGCAACTCCGGCGTGATAGAGCTTGGCCTTCACCATCTTTCGGATCTTGATATCCTGGTGAAGCAGCCTGGCATATTCCTTATCCGCATACCAGCGCGAGCTCCAAGTGTAGTTGTAGCCGATACGGTACCCGATTGGATGTGTCTTCTGGCCCATTGGACGATTAACCTCAGTCTTGAAGTGATGAAACTACTTTTCTTCTCCAGCGGCAGGGGCAGCAACCACGATGGTGATATGGCTGGTCCGCTTATGAATCGAATTGGCTCTCCCCATGGACCGCGCACGGAACCGTTTGTAAATCGGCCCGCAGTTGACCACGGCCTTGGAGATCCACATTTCCTCGCTGTCGCCCAACTCTTTTTGTTCCGCATTGGCCACGGCAGATCGAAGAAGCTTCTCGACCACCTTTGCTGCATGCCGAGGGGTATGCCTCAACATAGCCAACGCCTTGGGCACCTGCTGACCACGAATCATGTCCACCACGACGCGCGCCTTTCGCGGCGCCACCCGGACGAATCGTAAATGTGCTGTCGCTTCTGCCATACTTCACTCCACCCGCTTCCCGCCGTCACTCCGCATGACCGGCAGTTACTTTAGTGCCACTGCCTTTTCTGTTTTCGCCTGACCATGCCCCTTGAAGAAGCGAGTCGGTGCGAATTCACCGAGCTTGTGGCCGACCATGTTTTCCGTGACAAACACCGGAATGAATTTCTTCCCGTTGTGCACCGCAAAAGTATGCCCGATCATATCCGGCACTACTGTCGAACGCCGCGACCAGGTCTTGATAATTTTCCGGTCCTTGGTCTGGTTCATCTGCTCAACCTTCTTCTGCAGATGATCGTCGACAAATGGACCCTTAGTTACTGAACGGGGCATAGCGCTCTCCTACTTCCGTCTGGCGATGATGAATTTATCGGTCGCCTTGTTCTTGCGAGTTTTGTAGCCTTTGGTCGGCAAACCCCAGGGCGACACAGGATGAGGATTGCCCTGGCCTGACTTACCTTCACCACCGCCATGCGGGTGGTCGACCGGATTCATGACGACGCCTCGCACGTGCGGCCGCTTCCCCTTCCAGCGAGTGCGACCGGCTTTGCCAACCATCACGTTCTCATGGTCGACATTACCGACTTGCCCGACCGTGGCCATGCAGGTATCCAGAACCTTGCGCATCTCGCCCGACTTGAGTCGGATCTGGACATAGCCTCCGTCGCGACCCATGACCTGAGCGAATCCGCCCGCGCTACGGATCAATTGACCGCCCTTGCCGGGCTTCAATTCGATATTGTGGATCGTAGTACCAAGCGGCATGTTAGCCAGCGGCAGAGCGTTGCCTGGCCGCACTTCGGCCTCTGGGCCAGACTGAACCTGATCCTTGACGCTCAAACCAACCGGAGCAAGGATGTACCGCTTTTCGCCGTCTCGATAGTGCAACAGGGCAATTCGGGACGAACGGTTCGGATCGTATTCCAGAGCGACGACAGTCGCCGGGATACCGGTCTTGTCGCGACGGAAATCGATCTGACGATAGAGCCGCTTATGCCCCCCTCCGCGAAAACGAATGGTCTGCCGACCGTCGTTATTCCGGCCGCCGGTGCGGAGATGAAACTCTGTCAAGGACTTCTCCGGCCGCTTCTTGGTCAGCTGTTCATCCTTGAGGG harbors:
- the rpsQ gene encoding 30S ribosomal protein S17, yielding MNEGQQHRREWYGNVVSNKMNKTVVVAVERSVIHPVYKKVLRRVTKLKAHDEGNVCKVGDRVQLIETRPISKDKHWRVVRVMVKGQPER
- the rpmC gene encoding 50S ribosomal protein L29: MDVKDLANLTVQELADKEKQLRQELFNFRFQLGTGRLENPMQIRNTKRDIARIKTVRRQMELKQAAGTK
- the rplP gene encoding 50S ribosomal protein L16; this encodes MLAPKKVKFRKMQKGRMRGKAYRGGAITLGEFGLKALEPGWVTSRQIEAARIAITRFVKRGGQVWTRIFPDKPITKKPAETRMGKGKGNPEYWVAVVKPGRILYEMGGVTPDVAKEALRLASYKLPIATKFVARGQF
- the rpsC gene encoding 30S ribosomal protein S3, whose protein sequence is MGQKTHPIGYRIGYNYTWSSRWYADKEYARLLHQDIKIRKMVKAKLYHAGVAKVEIERSGDQTRVIIHTARPGIIIGRKGAEVDKLKAALEKEYSGQVYITVKEIKKPELDAQLVSENVATQLEKRVAFRRAMKRSVQSALRLGAQGIKIMVAGRLGGAEIARTEWYREGRVPLHTLRAEVDYGFAEAHTTMGQIGVKTWIYKGELLPALQLKPEAGLGRLG
- the rplV gene encoding 50S ribosomal protein L22 codes for the protein MAEATAHLRFVRVAPRKARVVVDMIRGQQVPKALAMLRHTPRHAAKVVEKLLRSAVANAEQKELGDSEEMWISKAVVNCGPIYKRFRARSMGRANSIHKRTSHITIVVAAPAAGEEK
- the rpsS gene encoding 30S ribosomal protein S19 — its product is MPRSVTKGPFVDDHLQKKVEQMNQTKDRKIIKTWSRRSTVVPDMIGHTFAVHNGKKFIPVFVTENMVGHKLGEFAPTRFFKGHGQAKTEKAVALK
- the rplB gene encoding 50S ribosomal protein L2 produces the protein MALKVYKATSPGRRQMSTLKDEQLTKKRPEKSLTEFHLRTGGRNNDGRQTIRFRGGGHKRLYRQIDFRRDKTGIPATVVALEYDPNRSSRIALLHYRDGEKRYILAPVGLSVKDQVQSGPEAEVRPGNALPLANMPLGTTIHNIELKPGKGGQLIRSAGGFAQVMGRDGGYVQIRLKSGEMRKVLDTCMATVGQVGNVDHENVMVGKAGRTRWKGKRPHVRGVVMNPVDHPHGGGEGKSGQGNPHPVSPWGLPTKGYKTRKNKATDKFIIARRK